The nucleotide sequence GCGGCAACACGACAGATCATGGGTCGTCGGCCGTGGGTTGTGATCGGTGGCGCGCCACGCTAAAACCGACGATGGCGAGGTTGCGACCGGTGGCAGGTCATGCTGCAACCGATGACGGCTTATCTGGCGAACGTCGAGCGACACAGCCATGAGCACGACGGGAAGCGGGGACGCAGACATTGCAAGCATGGATAACGCTGCGGCGCGCGAGACACGGCGCGTTTTTCCGTGCTAGCGGGTGGAGTGGAACCAGGATATGCTAGGGCAACCAGGACCACCTAGGAGCCAGCGCCGAGATCCAACGGCTGTGGTTGGCCTAATCCTACTTTGCCGAAGCTGACCGATTGGTGGCTCGCGCCAGAGAGCGTCGCCCAAATATTTCGAGGCATTGGCATTTTTTTGGCTTCGCTCTTCTTCCCCCCTTTCTCCTCTTTCCCCGGCGCACCCCGCCGGCGACCGGCACCGCAGCTCGCGCATGCCCGCCAGACGGCGGATCCACTAACTGGTAGCAAGAATCTGCTCCTTTTCTGATCGATTTCCCCGCCTATTGGGCTGGTCACCGTCTCCCTCTGAAACCCTAGCCACACGGCCATGGGTTCCAGTCCTGCTGCGCGTTCCAATCCCAGCAGGACCGGAAAGCGGGGGGATGCCGTGGGCGGTGGCAATCCACCAAGCAGATCTGCCAAGAAGTCCTCTGCTCTTCTCCCGAAGGGCTGGGTACGAACTCCTCTGCTCTGCTTTACTCATTCAGTTCATTCATATTACATCCGCGTCTCCTCAGCTGAATCCGCCCATGCCTTGCAGAGCGGGACGGCGTCGTACAGATGTTCCCCGCACCTCATCCCGCAGATTGTGGGGCTTCTCAGCGAGGAGCAGAAGGGCTTCGTCAGAAAAATCGGGTTTGGGAGCCTGCTGTCCATGGCAGACTTCGAGATTAACAAGGCCCTTACCTTGTGGCTGGTTGGCAGGTTCAGTTGTGAGACCGAGGCGCTCGAGTTTGAAGGCGGCGTGTCGATTCCGGTCAGGCCGCTCGTCAAGTCTATCCTTGGGATCCCTTCAGGCCCCATCCCAGTCGTGCAGTCTCCCTACAGTCACTTCTCTTCTACTAAAGTGAGGAAGGCAAAGGAACTGGCCGAAGAAATGTGTGGCATAACCGAGGAGGAACCCTTCTGTACAGCCTTCATGATGGTGATACTCGCGATTTATCTAGCGCCAAATACAACCATGCTTGTCAACCGGTCCTTGCTCGGAGCTGCTCAGAAGGTTGGTAACCTCAAACAGATGGACTGGTGCGGTTTCGTTGCTGACTATCTCCTCAAAGGACTCATGGAGTTCAAGGAATCCGATGCACCCTTTGTTCTTCTCAAGGGCTGTGTGCACATTCTGAGCGTAAGAAACATTCCGACCGCACTTAAGGAAATTACAAACTGTTTGAATGTGCTGATGTTGCTTGTTTATTTATAAATTTATTTCCTTGAAATGCAGGTCATTTTCATTGATCATGTGAAACATGCTGAATTCCAAGTACCAAACGGCTTTCCACGCTTGCGCGTTGTCAGTACAGCGCATAACAAATGGGCAGCTTCGCATCCCTTTGGTAGCTTGCTGGTAATTACCCATGCACTAAATTCTGCAATCAAATTGTGATACGCTATTTATTTGAAACACACCATTCATTATTTTGGGTTTCAAGATCTGATGGGTTTTaactctagcctaccccaacttgtttgggactgaaaggctttgttgttgttgtgcACTATTTGTTATTATGTGACATATGCCTTGTTCAAAATAACGGCATGCTCTATGCTGCTACAAGCATTACCAGTCTTGTAACCCACATCCATCCAATGAGTAGCATTTATTCACCAAATTTTGACTGGTCAAGTTTATTACTTACACGCAATTACATTTGAGTGACCTCTTTCAGAagtatttttctttttttaagtTGCATATAATGATTGCTACAGTCAGTAACTTTACGCGTATTCTCATTCATATAGATACGTCGTCTAGAAGAGTCTGTCTATGCTCCTGTGCTTAATAATGGAAATGGTAACATTGTTGAAGGCAGAGAATGTGCTGATTCTGATACAAATACTGATGCTCTAGCCAATCTGCCTGCTACCGACAATGATCAAAATAACCAGCATCCGGTTTCAGCAGGTCCTGCCAGCTTGTCCATTGTTGTAGCATTAGAGACATCAGCTCAATCTGCAGGTACAAACCATCTTCACGGGGCCATGGGTTCCAATCCTGCTGCGCATGCTAATCCCAGCAGTAACGGAAAGCAGGGGAGTGCCATGGATGGTGGTAGTCCACCAAGTAGATCTGCCAAGAGGCCCCGGAAGGTACGATCCCGGAATCCCTCCACTCCTCTGCTCTGCGTTTTTCAGTTTACATTACGCCTGAATCTCCTTAGTTGATCCACTCATACCTTGTAGAGCGGGAGCGCGGTGTACAGATGTTCCCCTCGCCTCATTCCGCAGATTGTGGAGCTTctcaatgaggagcagaagggcTTCGTCAGAAAAATCGGGTTTGGGAGCCTGCTGTCCATGGCGGATTTCGAGATGAACAAGGCCCTTACCCTCTGGTTGGTTGGTAAGTTCAGTTGTGACACCAATGCGCTTGAGTTTGGAGGCGGCTTATCGATTCCGGTGAGGCCACTCGTCAAGTCTGTCCTTGGGATCCCTTCGGGCCCCATCCAAGTCGTGCAGGGTCTCCATGTTGACTATGGTCTCTTCAGTCAGTACTGCTCTGTTAAATTCAAGAACGCCAGGAAATTGGCCGAGGAAATGTGCAGCATAACCGAGGAGGAACCCTTCTGTATAGCCTTCATGATGACGATACTCGCGATTTATCTAGCACCAAATACAACCGTGCTTGTCAACAGGTCCTTTCTTGGAGCTGCTCAACAGGTCAGTAGCCTCAAACAGATGGATTGGTGTGGTTTCGTTGCTGACTATCTTTTCAAAGGAATCAGGGAGTTCAAGGAATCAGATGCACCCTTTGGTTGTCTAAAGGGCTGTGTGCACATTCTGAGCGTAAGAAACATTCCAACTGCACTTACGGAAATTACAAACTGTTTGAATGTGCTGATGTTGCTTGTTTATTTAGAAATTTATTTCCATTCACTGTCCTTGAAATGCAGGTCATTTTCATTGATCTTGTGAAACATGCTGCATTCGAAGTACCAAACGGCTTTCCACGCTTGGGCTTTGTCACTACAGAGCATAACAAATGGGTAGCTTCACATCCCTTTGGTAGCTTGCTGGTAATTACTCATGCACTGAATTCTGCAATCAAACTGTGATACGCTATTTATTTGAAACACACCATTCATTATTATGGGTTTCGAGATCTTGTGGGTTTGAACTCTAGCCCACCCTAACTTGTTTGGGACtgaaaggctttgttgttgttgtacACTATTTGTTATTATGTGACATGCCTTGTTCAAAATAATGGCATGCTCTATGCTGCTACAAGCATTACCAGTCTTATAACCCACACCCATCCAATGAGTAGCATTTATTTACCAAATCTTGACCAATTAAGTTTATTACTTACACGGAATTACATTTGAGTGACCTCTTTCAGAAGTAATTTTCTTTTTCTTAAGTTGCATATAATGATTGCTACAATCAGTAACTTTACGCGTATTCTCATTCTAGGTACGTCGTCTAGAAGAGTCTGTCTATGCTCCTGTGCTTAGTAATGGAAATGGTAACATTGTTGAAGGCGGAGAATGTGCTCATTCTGATACAGATACTGATGCTCTGTCCAATCAGTCTGCTACCGACAATGATCAAAATAACCAGCATCCGGTTTCACCAGGTCCTGGCAGCTTGCTCATTGTTACAGGGTTAGAGACATCAGCTCGATCTGCAGGTACAAACCATTTTAACTGAC is from Triticum urartu cultivar G1812 unplaced genomic scaffold, Tu2.1 TuUngrouped_contig_5136, whole genome shotgun sequence and encodes:
- the LOC125528817 gene encoding uncharacterized protein LOC125528817; its protein translation is MGSSPAARSNPSRTGKRGDAVGGGNPPSRSAKKSSALLPKGWSGTASYRCSPHLIPQIVGLLSEEQKGFVRKIGFGSLLSMADFEINKALTLWLVGRFSCETEALEFEGGVSIPVRPLVKSILGIPSGPIPVVQSPYSHFSSTKVRKAKELAEEMCGITEEEPFCTAFMMVILAIYLAPNTTMLVNRSLLGAAQKVGNLKQMDWCGFVADYLLKGLMEFKESDAPFVLLKGCVHILSVIFIDHVKHAEFQVPNGFPRLRVVSTAHNKWAASHPFGSLLIRRLEESVYAPVLNNGNGNIVEGRECADSDTNTDALANLPATDNDQNNQHPVSAGPASLSIVVALETSAQSAGTNHLHGAMGSNPAAHANPSSNGKQGSAMDGGSPPSRSAKRPRKSGSAVYRCSPRLIPQIVELLNEEQKGFVRKIGFGSLLSMADFEMNKALTLWLVGKFSCDTNALEFGGGLSIPVRPLVKSVLGIPSGPIQVVQGLHVDYGLFSQYCSVKFKNARKLAEEMCSITEEEPFCIAFMMTILAIYLAPNTTVLVNRSFLGAAQQVSSLKQMDWCGFVADYLFKGIREFKESDAPFGCLKGCVHILSVIFIDLVKHAAFEVPNGFPRLGFVTTEHNKWVASHPFGSLLVRRLEESVYAPVLSNGNGNIVEGGECAHSDTDTDALSNQSATDNDQNNQHPVSPGPGSLLIVTGLETSARSAEHIIFPRSGEQLQSAGPSSEPYSAQIPNGLEVLAAAAESRNRDSPSMMEKHDRSAKRARVEPPNSGQMVRAGEATIRMDMSLFSCRVCSHPVKPPVFQCNVGHLACGRCLAELPDEQCQMCEHGGGF